The sequence TGCCATTGCGATTTCAGATGTAAGCCATTTAAGCTGTGTAAGTAATGATTTTGGTTATGAATATGTATTTTCACGCTATGTTGAAGCGGTGGGTCAAAAAGGCGATGTGTTATTCGGTTTATCGACCTCTGGTAATTCAAAAAATATTTTAAATGCCATTGAAGCCGCAAAAGCAAAAGGCATGAAAGTCATTGCAATGACAGGTAAAGATGGAGGAAAAATGGCTGGATTAGCGGATGTTGAAATTCGTGTACCACATTTCCGTTATGCAGATCGTATTCAAGAAATCCATATCAAAGTTATTCATATTTTAATGATGTTAATTGAGTTTGAAATGGCAAAACAAGCCTAAAGTGCGGTTGATTTCAAGCGAGTTTTTAAAATCCCAAAATTTTTTGGGATTTTTTATTAATAGCACTTGCATAATTATGCATAAAAATGTAATATTTTTTCACCTTATA comes from Haemophilus haemolyticus and encodes:
- the lpcA gene encoding D-sedoheptulose 7-phosphate isomerase, whose protein sequence is MYLDQIKAELVEAQDVLNKFISDENNIKLIQEAALLISNSFKQGGKVLSCGNGGSHCDAMHFAEELTGRYRENRPGYPAIAISDVSHLSCVSNDFGYEYVFSRYVEAVGQKGDVLFGLSTSGNSKNILNAIEAAKAKGMKVIAMTGKDGGKMAGLADVEIRVPHFRYADRIQEIHIKVIHILMMLIEFEMAKQA